A region from the Falco cherrug isolate bFalChe1 chromosome 17, bFalChe1.pri, whole genome shotgun sequence genome encodes:
- the LOC114014224 gene encoding TLC domain-containing protein 5-like isoform X2, which produces MRHILSFMERMLFPLPVRVACSLLAWLALYTWFCHRYKHRNYEWSCRLVTLTHGILATCLSAYIGFIDGPWPLSHPGSPNTTLQVHVLCLSLGYFLFDLCWCVYFQAEGALMLAHHLVSILGITASLALGESAAEVNAVIFGSEITNPLLQARWFLKEMGCYHSFTGDVVDFFFVVLFTGVRIGVGAWLMYCELASPKPRWYIKLGGVIMYAVSWVFMVSICRFARRKSMKKYHAWRSRRTDELYLKTNGHLKKH; this is translated from the exons ATGAGACACATCTTATCTTTCATGGAAAG GATGCTGTTCCCCCTGCCTGTGCGAGTAGCCTGCAGTCTGCTTGCCTGGCTGGCTCTCTACACTTGGTTCTGCCATCGTTACAAGCACCGGAATTACGAATGGAGCTGCAGGCTGGTCACGCTAACCCACGGCATCCTTGCTACCTGTCTCTCTGCATACATTGGCTTTATTGATGGTCCCTGGCCTTTGAGTCATCCAG GATCACCAAACACAACTCTTCAGGTACATGTGCTGTGCCTTAGCTTGGGCTACTTCCTCTTCGACCTTTGTTGGTGTGTGTACTTCCAGGCAGAGGGTGCCCTGATGCTGGCCCACCATCTGGTGAGCATCCTGGGCATCACAGCATCGTTGGCACTCGGGGAGTCAGCTGCGGAGGTCAACGCCGTCATCTTTGGTAGTGAGATCACCAACCCACTGCTGCAGGCTCGCTGGTTCCTGAAGGAGATGGGGTGTTACCACAGTTTCACAGGTGATGTGGTGGATTTCTTCTTCGTGGTCCTCTTCACTGGGGTGCGGATTGGAGTGGGGGCCTGGCTGATGTACTGCGAGCTTGCTTCTCCCAAACCCAGATGGTACATTAAGCTGGGTGGTGTCATCATGTACGCTGTCTCCTGGGTTTTCATGGTCAGCATCTGCCGCTTTGCTAGGAGGAAGAGCATGAAGAAGTACCACGCTTGGAGGAGTCGGAGGACTGATGAGTTGTACTTGAAAACTAATGGACATCTCAAAAAACACTGA
- the LOC114014224 gene encoding TLC domain-containing protein 5-like isoform X1: MVLEPPEAIPGNSCNRPGRKVGHRSSDASSRAAPVLPARLGGCQQDQGCFAIVQLETRVSQSVAWLFLVLFPECSGAMRHILSFMERMLFPLPVRVACSLLAWLALYTWFCHRYKHRNYEWSCRLVTLTHGILATCLSAYIGFIDGPWPLSHPGSPNTTLQVHVLCLSLGYFLFDLCWCVYFQAEGALMLAHHLVSILGITASLALGESAAEVNAVIFGSEITNPLLQARWFLKEMGCYHSFTGDVVDFFFVVLFTGVRIGVGAWLMYCELASPKPRWYIKLGGVIMYAVSWVFMVSICRFARRKSMKKYHAWRSRRTDELYLKTNGHLKKH; this comes from the exons CCTCCTGAAGCCATCCCTGGTAATTCTTGCAACAGGCCGGGCAGGAAGGTTGGGCACCGCAGCTCTGACGCCTCGTCACGTGCAGCCCCGGTGCTCCCGGCGCGGCTCGGCGGgtgccagcaggaccagggctgcTTTGCTATTGTGCAACTGGAAACTCGCGTATCCCAGAGCGTGGCTTGGCTTTTTTTGGTGCTCTTCCCTGAATGCTCGGGAGCAATGAGACACATCTTATCTTTCATGGAAAG GATGCTGTTCCCCCTGCCTGTGCGAGTAGCCTGCAGTCTGCTTGCCTGGCTGGCTCTCTACACTTGGTTCTGCCATCGTTACAAGCACCGGAATTACGAATGGAGCTGCAGGCTGGTCACGCTAACCCACGGCATCCTTGCTACCTGTCTCTCTGCATACATTGGCTTTATTGATGGTCCCTGGCCTTTGAGTCATCCAG GATCACCAAACACAACTCTTCAGGTACATGTGCTGTGCCTTAGCTTGGGCTACTTCCTCTTCGACCTTTGTTGGTGTGTGTACTTCCAGGCAGAGGGTGCCCTGATGCTGGCCCACCATCTGGTGAGCATCCTGGGCATCACAGCATCGTTGGCACTCGGGGAGTCAGCTGCGGAGGTCAACGCCGTCATCTTTGGTAGTGAGATCACCAACCCACTGCTGCAGGCTCGCTGGTTCCTGAAGGAGATGGGGTGTTACCACAGTTTCACAGGTGATGTGGTGGATTTCTTCTTCGTGGTCCTCTTCACTGGGGTGCGGATTGGAGTGGGGGCCTGGCTGATGTACTGCGAGCTTGCTTCTCCCAAACCCAGATGGTACATTAAGCTGGGTGGTGTCATCATGTACGCTGTCTCCTGGGTTTTCATGGTCAGCATCTGCCGCTTTGCTAGGAGGAAGAGCATGAAGAAGTACCACGCTTGGAGGAGTCGGAGGACTGATGAGTTGTACTTGAAAACTAATGGACATCTCAAAAAACACTGA
- the LOC114014224 gene encoding TLC domain-containing protein 5-like isoform X3 encodes MLFPLPVRVACSLLAWLALYTWFCHRYKHRNYEWSCRLVTLTHGILATCLSAYIGFIDGPWPLSHPGSPNTTLQVHVLCLSLGYFLFDLCWCVYFQAEGALMLAHHLVSILGITASLALGESAAEVNAVIFGSEITNPLLQARWFLKEMGCYHSFTGDVVDFFFVVLFTGVRIGVGAWLMYCELASPKPRWYIKLGGVIMYAVSWVFMVSICRFARRKSMKKYHAWRSRRTDELYLKTNGHLKKH; translated from the exons ATGCTGTTCCCCCTGCCTGTGCGAGTAGCCTGCAGTCTGCTTGCCTGGCTGGCTCTCTACACTTGGTTCTGCCATCGTTACAAGCACCGGAATTACGAATGGAGCTGCAGGCTGGTCACGCTAACCCACGGCATCCTTGCTACCTGTCTCTCTGCATACATTGGCTTTATTGATGGTCCCTGGCCTTTGAGTCATCCAG GATCACCAAACACAACTCTTCAGGTACATGTGCTGTGCCTTAGCTTGGGCTACTTCCTCTTCGACCTTTGTTGGTGTGTGTACTTCCAGGCAGAGGGTGCCCTGATGCTGGCCCACCATCTGGTGAGCATCCTGGGCATCACAGCATCGTTGGCACTCGGGGAGTCAGCTGCGGAGGTCAACGCCGTCATCTTTGGTAGTGAGATCACCAACCCACTGCTGCAGGCTCGCTGGTTCCTGAAGGAGATGGGGTGTTACCACAGTTTCACAGGTGATGTGGTGGATTTCTTCTTCGTGGTCCTCTTCACTGGGGTGCGGATTGGAGTGGGGGCCTGGCTGATGTACTGCGAGCTTGCTTCTCCCAAACCCAGATGGTACATTAAGCTGGGTGGTGTCATCATGTACGCTGTCTCCTGGGTTTTCATGGTCAGCATCTGCCGCTTTGCTAGGAGGAAGAGCATGAAGAAGTACCACGCTTGGAGGAGTCGGAGGACTGATGAGTTGTACTTGAAAACTAATGGACATCTCAAAAAACACTGA